The segment TAATCATCCTCTTGCACTTGGAAGGATTATAAAGAACCAGCTCAACCCCCAAAGTCTGTTTTAAGGAGGAATTGCTTTTTTGTCAGCATCGTGCGCTCTTTGGTACATGTGTTAATGTTTCCTTTGATTTGATGGAGCCTGCTTTTTGGGTGTGAGTTATCCTGGATGTAGAGGACACACACTCCTGAATGTATCCTGATCAAGTGTCAAAAAGGAGAGTCTATGAAAACAAAGAAGAAACTTGTGATGTGGAGCAGTTCCGATTCAGCTGACGAAAACTTGCGGAGTCGGTGAGAAGGCAAAATAAAATCCCTAACAACCATGTCGGTAACACCTAGTCATTTCCCACTGAATGGGACAAGCCTCTTTACTGAAAATCATGGCATTATGGATATAACCAATGGACAAAGAACTTTGAATATCTTTCTTTTTTGCTTGATGTTTATAATTACGCTCACTACCCTGCTGGGCAGCATTTATTCACTAGTGTCCTTactgaaaattcaaaacaaaaccacactttCAATGATTGTGACTTCCTTGTCTGTGGATGATTTGATAAGTGTGGTGCCAGTGACTATCTTTATGCTCATGCAGTGGTCAAGCGAGGCGCTCCCCCAGCCTCTGTGTACCACATCAGCGCTGCTTTATTTATTTCAGGGCATTTCTAGCAATCTGAAAGGTACTCTTATAGTTTCTTACAACTTCTACACGATCAACAAAACTGTGATGTGGAGTCAGTGGACCTCCAAACAGCCAGTGAGCATGATATGGGCCATTCTCACTATCTGGACTGTCAGCTTGCTGGTGTGCATTTTGCCTCTCTGTGGTTGGGGCGCCTATGTCCCCACCTCTTGGGGTTGCCTCACAGATTGCACCAGTTCCTATGTCCTGTTTTTATTCATTGTCTACTCGCTGTGCTTCTGCCTTCTCACCGTGCTTTCTGTCCCTCTAACTTACCAACTGTTGTGCTCAGATGAGCAACAGCGTCTTTATGTCAATTACCAGGAAATCACCCGAGGCTATTTCACCCCTGGGACGCCCCCAGTCTGTAGCacctccctttctctggaggacCCCGTGGATAAAACCCTGAAGCATTTCCGAAATGCCTGCCCCAGCTCGGAGATAGTATTCAGGCAAAGCCCAGCTGAGCACTGTGGGCTGGACTCCCATTGCACAAACAGTGTGCAGAGCAGGAGCTACACTGTGGAGTTTGCTCAGAAACGATTCTCGCTGATTCTTGCGTTGACAAAAGTCATTCTCTGGCTTCCAACAATGGTAAAAAGTCAGACTTCTTTGCATATTTGTAATGATTTATTTACACAGGGAGAGAGTTTGTGTGATATTAATTGAAACAGTCATCCAGCAATTATGAACAGCATAAATCACATCCATAGAAGTCATTTCAACTAGAGCTGTGTTTGTCTGGCTTTCATCAGGattgatacattcatacaaaatCAGTgtatttcaaaaatgaaaagccAGATTCATCATTGTTTttccagttttacatcagtgtaacgcCACTGAACCCAGCACAGAGCTAGGCTAATGGTAGGGGTGAATCAGGTTTTGTGTTTCAAGCAGTCTGGCAGGCATTAGGTTGACTCTCTGAGATCTGTGAGTTTTACTAAGGCAGATTGTTTTTCCTCCATCCTCACAGTTCTGAGTCACGCCCTTTGCCAGTCATCTCTGGGTAAGAAACTGAAGCTTGTCTGAGAAGTGATGAAGAATGTTTGTATCTTTGTAATTATTGAAGCATTACAACATTTTGATGCAATGTATGGAAAGGATAAATATAACAAAGGATACTTATAAGTGAGTCCTTTGCTGGGCATGTGAACATGTTGGGAATTGTTCAGTGTCATCCTTGTCCTATGGATGTGTATGGAGTCAGCCTCTCAGCTCCTTTCCATAAAGAATGAGAATTATCATGCATGTGAAGCCCAATCCTGCCTGGCACTGAGTGCCCTCAAACCCCATTGACTTTGGGAGTGGAGGATGCTCAGCGCCTCACTGGATTGGCTCAGTCATCCCTAAGAATTGCTTGGAATCTGAGCTGCTTCTTTGGCAGACCTCAGGCATCAATATTTATCATTTCATTTGCAGCATAAGGCATTCtgagaaatagagagagagggagagggactgTATGAGGACATTTGTCTTCTAGCATCTGTCAAAGTCACAAAGCCTAGCAGGAAATCAATGAAAATCTGTGACCTCTATTTTTGTCACATTAACAATGTGATGTTTTTGTTATTCCTGGAAATACAGTATGTGACTGAAGTGATTTAATTTCTTAATGTTCTGCCTTTCAGATACAGATGGCTGTCCAGCACATAGTTGGTTTTCAAAGCCTTTCCTTTGAGACATTCAGTTTTCTGCTGACTTTACTAGCTGCCACGGTCACCCCTGTGTTTGTTTTGTCAGAACGCTGGATCCACCTGCCCTGTGGCTGCATCATTAACTGCAGGAGGAATGGATATGCCATTTCttcagaagaaaggaaaagtaAGTGTGGGAGGTTGAAGGATGGGATATTGGTTTAAGTGATGTTCCATATGGCAACGGACTGTTAGAGTAAATTTTATAGTAGATTGCATAGAAAGTTGTCTGCAACAGTAACAATACTCTGCACTCCTGTAGCAtatttcatctgaggatctgaaagGTTTTCATGGACATTAATCAAATATGCCTAACAACATACCTATAAGATGGCTAGAGAGCATTATTATgccattttacaggcagggaaattcaggcacagagaagttaagtgacttgcccaaaaccACACAGCGAGTCATTGTCAAACCTTCTAATGGAAACTATGAGTTCAAACTCTGACTCTTCCCCtagcctcctccccacccctagaAAAACCCATCTGCCAAAATATGACATGCATTAAGAAAATACATTGACTgtgttaaacacattttaaaaacaggcaaaaaCACCTCTGAATTCTGAGTGACTTCATGCCCCGGAATTACAGGAATTTTGTCAATGAGAGAAAAGGCCCTTCGGATCCTACTGCTCACACATCCATCATGCAGCCACTGAGAGGCTTTTGATGTTGACAGGACCTCAAAGCCACAGCAATGTGTTGCAATTACTTTCAGATGTAATAATAGTTTTCTGTATTAGCCATTCAGCAGTGAGAGCTACTTGCAGATGTAGCGCCTGATTATCTTCTCgctataagggcctgatccacagaaAATTGAAATCGGtagaaaaattctcattgacatcAACTGGTTTTGGATTAAATTCTTGTTTCCTGTTTATAccggtgtaactccattgacttgagtgggttTACTCCTGATTCTCATGGgagtaaatgagaggagaacaAGGTTCATGATCTTCAGAAAAGCACCTTTTGGTTCAAGTCATTTGTTCTCTCTGAATTGGATTCTTCTTTCAAATCCAGACCATGAACTTTTAACCAGTATCCCAAGGAGAGGGACTGCAGTTTGTCAAGAAAACTATTAGTTCCAGATACAGCTTTGCTCTGAATCTAATCTAATACTTACAGAGGTAAACTTATGATGGTGGTAAAAAAACAATTATATAATAATGTaaatagtagggctgtcaagcaattaaaaaaattaatcgtgattaatcgcactgttaataatagaatatcattgatttaaatatttttgaatgttttctatgttttcaaatatattgatttcaattacaacacagaatacaaagtgtacagtgctcactttatatttatttttgattacaagtatttgcactgtaaaaaaacgaaagaaatagtatttttcagttcacctaatacaagtactgtagtgcaatctctttatcatgaaagttgaatttacaaatgtagacttatgtacaataaataactgcactcaaaaataaaacaatgtaaaacattagagcctacaagtccactcagtcctgcttcttgttcagccaatcgctcagacaaacaagtttatttacatttgcaggagataatgctgcccgcttcttgtttacaatgtcacctggaagtgagaacaggcactcgcttggcactgttgtagccggcgtcacaagatatttacatgccagatgcactaaagattcatatgtcccttcatgcttcaaccaccattccaagggacatgtgttcatgctgatgacgggttctgcttgataataaACCAAAGCAGTGCgcaagttcattttcattatctgaatcagatgccaacagcagaaggctgatttttttttggtggtggtggtttgggttgtgtagtttccgcatcagagtgttgctcttttaagacttctgaaagcaagttccacacctcatccctctcagattttggaagacacttcagattcttaaacctaaatctcccatgggtaccttctttgtgttcttaaaatgaacaacatgtgctgggtcatcatccgagactgctataacatgaaatatatggcagaatgtgggtaaaacagagctggggcatacagttctcccccagggagttcagtcacaaatttaattaacacatttttttaacaagcgtcatcagcatggaagcatgcccctgaaatggtggccaaagcatgaaggggcatacaaatgtttagcatatctggcacataaatactttgcaatgccggcTATAAAAGTaccatgtaaatgcctgttctcactttctggtgacattgtaaataaaaagagggcagcattattgcctgtaaatgtaaacaaacttgtttgtcttagcgattggctgaacaagaagtaggactgagtggacttgtaagctctgaagttttacattgttttggtttgagttcagttatgtaacaaaaaaatctgcatttgtaagttgcattttcacgacagagattgcactacagtacttatatgaggtgaattgaaaaatactatttcttttgttgatcatttttacagtgcaaatatttgtaataaaaaataatatacactttgatttcaattacaacacagaatacaatatatatgaaaatgtagaaaaacatcaaaaatatttaatacatttcaattggtatgctattgtttaacagtgcaattaaaactgtgattaatcacaatttttttaatcgcaattaatttttctgaattaattgtgagttaactgtgattaatcgacagccctagtaaatagaaatgctttgtttttaGGATGTTCGAGCTAAAGGCTATTCTGGATTTTTAACTGAATAATGGTTGAGTTTGTGATTTCACACTTAATACTATCTTTTGAGAAATAGACTCTATATGCTGAATAAAGACACTATTTTATAAATGGTTCTCTGTACTTTGTGTCTTAAAATGTTTTTAGGTAGATTTGTGAGGAAAATGCTTTCATGATTTGATAAGAGACATACCTTTTAATTACTGTATCTAGTACTATGAAAATGGGAATGCAGGGTGAAGAAATGGAGGGAATTTATGGTAGAGGAGAGAAGTAATTAAGGGGATATGTGGAGGTAGAGCACTCTTACCTTAATTCCTGAACTACTATATCAACTAAAATAATTAGTCAGAGTCCTGATGTTAGAATATAATTTTATATGTGGAATGTATATATTGTCTCTGTATGAAGGTAAACTGATTATGGAATTAGTTTACCTACATGATTGTTTTctaatgtaaaaatgtatttttcttatttGCCTCTTGGCACTGAAGTACAGTTCTGATTGATTCTCAGAAGTAGAAcatagggaggctgtggaatcactggaggtttttaagaacaggttagacaaacacctgtcagggattgtctagataatacttagtactgCCTCAGTGTGGGGGACCAGACTAGATAACCTaaagaggtcccttccagtcctatatttctattattctaagtgtatttttctgaaagcatgctaTGTTATCTTTTTGGGGTTTGGGGAATTTCTCATTAGCTGAAACTGAGATATACTGCGAAATGAACCATAATTTGGTTATTTACTTCTAGCATAACTTTTATAAGGCTTTgcaaatcctgttctttaaaaaatgatGGGTGAAACTATTCCTATTTTCTGGCAAAGAACCACCTTCAGAACATAGAAATTCTACCATGCTTTGACAAAGGAATAAATAAGCTAATTACCAGAATGTCTATAATGCTATGGTTAGTATTTAATTTTCCATAATAATTCATACATTTTGGATACCAAAAAGTCTGTTGTTAAAAGTAATCAACttgtattttagttttaaatttacAGATAAAattaggcattttttaaaatacattttctaacGGTGTTTCTTTTATGTAACTTTTTTATGTTTTAACTAGagcttttctctttctgtttagCAAAAAGGAGGGGTTTTGAATTCAATCTGTCATTCCAACAAGGTTATGGAATCTACAAGATATCCCATGAAAACCACcaccatgatgatgatgatgatggtgatgataaCTCTATATCCTATCATAACCTGATGAACTATGACTGTGAAAACACACAAGAATCTCAGAAAGATAGCAGCAAAATCCTTAAATCTGCCAAAATTGAGTTCAGCACCATACCCATCGAGGATAGCTCCATGTTTAAAGATTTCAGCAAGGGCAAAAGTACGGAGACTAAACAAGAACTTGCCAAGGACAAAAGCATGGACCGTCTTCTTTCTGACAAACTAGGAGCCTTTAAAAGAGAGGAGGTCAGAAACtttgacaaatcaacattttttgaaGCGCAGGAAAGAAGGCTGTCTCATGAGGAGAGCCGTAAACCAGAACTCACAGATTGGGAGTGGTGCAGGAGCAAATCTGAAAGGACTCCCCGTCAGGTAGAGCATGGTTTTgttcttcattctttttttcttcttttgaagaGTTTTAAAGAGTTCttgtataaaaacatcttaaaatacatttctaattttgttgaaaaatcccCTTCAGCTAAACAGGTTCTAATTCCAAATATTTAAAGCCATATATTTTGGCAGCCTCTTCTCACTTCCCATCTATTTTCTAATTCTGCTCTTGGAATTGTGTCCCATTTGAACCAGTAGTTTATGGATTTTCCTAAAGTGCTACATGTGTTGAGGTGGTACACTATAATAAAAAGTTCAGTGTGAAgggttttaaatgattttaagttTACATTGTGACACAATGCTCCTATTAACCAAaagatcaaattttcaaaagcagtttttaaatgtgTGCCAACACTTTTTCATGCCTGAATTTTGGATGGGCAAAAATGTGTAAGCATGAAAAAATGAATATGTAGAAATACGGGAGTGAAGAACATGTGTGCAGAAATTGGTTTGCCTAATTTTAGAAGTTCAGTGAAGGCCCCTATAAAAACTGACCCACCAGTTCAAAACAGCTATAATATATATCAGTGGTCTTAGTTGATTCACCTCTGATGTGTTAGTTCtctagaaaggaaaacaaaatcaaacatattTGAAATGTCTAAAATGAGCATTAATACATTCTGCAATTCATAATTAAACAATATATAGACCCTTTAATGTTTTGCACTTTTGCACGTGTAGCTTTTCCTATGAGACTCTCCTGTGTGTAAGAATGGATGCATTAACCACACAGGGCAAGATTATGGCCCTTGCTGTATGCTTGTACAGGAGAGTAAAGGACATAAAGAACCCTCTTCTTCTCCTGCCTGCAGCTGCCATCAGTCTCCTTCCACTCAGATGGGAAGAGAATGTATGGAGCCTTGGATTTCCCTCCCTTAACATGCCAGCCAGTGCATCTGAGCTGGCACAGAGGGGGAAATAAGCTGTACCAGGAAAAGGGCTGGCACTTTTCTTCCCCCATGAAGCAAG is part of the Chelonia mydas isolate rCheMyd1 chromosome 9, rCheMyd1.pri.v2, whole genome shotgun sequence genome and harbors:
- the GPR149 gene encoding probable G-protein coupled receptor 149, coding for MSVTPSHFPLNGTSLFTENHGIMDITNGQRTLNIFLFCLMFIITLTTLLGSIYSLVSLLKIQNKTTLSMIVTSLSVDDLISVVPVTIFMLMQWSSEALPQPLCTTSALLYLFQGISSNLKGTLIVSYNFYTINKTVMWSQWTSKQPVSMIWAILTIWTVSLLVCILPLCGWGAYVPTSWGCLTDCTSSYVLFLFIVYSLCFCLLTVLSVPLTYQLLCSDEQQRLYVNYQEITRGYFTPGTPPVCSTSLSLEDPVDKTLKHFRNACPSSEIVFRQSPAEHCGLDSHCTNSVQSRSYTVEFAQKRFSLILALTKVILWLPTMIQMAVQHIVGFQSLSFETFSFLLTLLAATVTPVFVLSERWIHLPCGCIINCRRNGYAISSEERKTKRRGFEFNLSFQQGYGIYKISHENHHHDDDDDGDDNSISYHNLMNYDCENTQESQKDSSKILKSAKIEFSTIPIEDSSMFKDFSKGKSTETKQELAKDKSMDRLLSDKLGAFKREEVRNFDKSTFFEAQERRLSHEESRKPELTDWEWCRSKSERTPRQRSGGALAIPLCAFQGTVSLHAPTGKTLSLSTYEVSTEGQKITPTSKKIEVYRSKSVGHEPNPEDSPTTFADTNVKIHLEVLEICDNEEAMDTVSIISNISQSSTQVRSPSLRYSRKENRFVSCDLGETASYSLFIPSNNPDSDINISIPDTVEAHRRNSKKQHMERDGYQEEIQLLNKAYRKREEDGNGN